In Haliscomenobacter hydrossis DSM 1100, the DNA window GCTCGAGCTTGCTCTTTGCTGTACTTTTCACCCTCCCAAATGGCGATGTAATCGCTGGTGCGTTTGACAAAAGCCAATTCTTGAAATCCTTCCTTGATGCAATCCGGGAACAACACCACTACGGTCTCTTCCTGATCCAAACCACTGAGGTAAAACAAACCCGAATTCTGTCGGAAAGGAAAAAAGGTATCACCACTGCGGGGCATTAAGTCATTGGCGTAAAAAATTGCCAGTGAATCGGGCTGCATTTTGCGCATGAAGCGCCTGCGGTTGGTGGTAAAAAATTCCGGGTTGATCGGATCGTATTTCATGGTCGCTCTCCTTTGGGCCTTAAGTTATAAAAGATATTGGTAAAAGTTGAAAAGTTGCTGCGTCGAAAAGTTGAAATGTTAGATAATGCACAATTTCTACTGCCGTTATAACGCCTTGCAACGCCCCAACTTTTTAGCCCTTCAACCCTTCAACTGAAGTCACAATACCTCTTCCACCTGGCTTTTGATGCCCTGTACAATCCGCAGGAGGGGTAAGTCATTGTCATCTCCGCCAAAAGGGTCTTCAATTTCCTCCGCAATCAGCTCCAAACTGGCCAGTACATAAAACACAAAAGCCACGATGGGAATGATGAAATAACCCAGGTTGAATACGTACCCAAAAGGCAAGGTCATGATGTAAATGAAAATGAATTTTTTGAGGAAACTGCTGTACGAGCGCGGGATGGGTGTGTAGCGGATGCGCTCACAACTGGCACAAATTTCGGTAAATGCCTGCAATTCGGGGTTGACGAACAGTACTTGACCCCATTGCAAGCGCCCTTCGCGAAACATGTTCTGCAAATATTGGTGCATCAAACCAACGTACTGATTAGGGATGTGTTTTTCATAATCCAGTTGGACTTGTAAATCACCCGGCAAGGATTCCATTTCATTGCCCTGATCGGGCACTTTTTTGTTGAGGTGTCGCAATAACGCACTCGCATAGGCGGGAATCAAAATCCGAAAATACCCGCGCTCTTTGGCATCGTCGGGCAGCATAGCAGCCAGCTTAATGGCGAGGTTGCGGCTGTGTTGCACTTGCTGGCTCCACAATCGGCGTCCATCCCACCAACGTTCGTAAGCCGTGTTGGTGCGAAAAACCAGCAAAAAGGAAATGACAAACCCCAACAGGGAATGCATCACCGAGATGTTGCGCACGTAGCTCTTTTCATTGAGTTGCCAAACCTCCATCTCCAGATAAGCCACCAAACCCGAATAAACACAGATCAAAATGATCATCGGATAGAGCTTGCGGATGGTATCGGTTTGATTGAAGCGGAACAAAAAGCTAAACCAGTGTTGGGGGCTGTAGGTAGGCAGTTGCGCCGGAAAGGCGTAGCCGCTTTTGATGGTGGTGTTCTCCATAGTATGGTCCGGTTACAGGTGTAAATAAGTAGTGCACTTAATACGCACGGTGTAAATGGCTTATACGGAGAAGTGGTACCGCAGGTTTCAAGATTAAAACATAATATTTTTTGGAATTCGATAAAAGTAATTATGTCGATATGTTTATTTCCCAATACAGAACCTCGAAAAAATATTGTCCAGCAAATCTTCCGTCGAAATCTCCCCGGTAATTTCGCCCAAATAGGCCAGCGAATGCCGGATGTCCATGGCAATAAAATCGGTGGTCACCGCGCTGCTCAAGCCTTGAATCACCGCCTCCAGGCTTTCTTTCGCCTTTTGCAAGGCCTCGTAATGCCGGACGTTGCTCACAATAGCCGCATCCATGCTCACTTCATTGCTCACCACGGTTTGGTAGAGGCGTTCTTTGAGGTATTCGATGTTCATTTCATTGGCTGCCGAAATGGGAATCCATTGTTCGGCGCTGAAGTGGGGGTTGGCGTAGTGCTGGTATTCGGTGTAGGGGTTGAGGTCCATTTTGTTGGCCACCACCAGGAGTTGGGTATTGGGATGCAGCAGTTGGGCGAGGTCGGCTTCCAACTGGGCAGGCTGGGTCTTGATCACGTCAAAAATATAGAGGAGTACCGCGGATTGCCGCACTTTTTCCAGGGTTTTTTGGATTCCAATCGCCTCAATGGTATCCGAAGCTTCACGGATGCCCGCCGTGTCGATGATCCGAAACTGAATGCCCTGAATGTTGAGCGACTCCTCGATGGTATCCCGTGTAGTGCCCGCAATTTCGCTGACAATGGCGCGCTCTTCGTTGAGCAGGGCGTTGAGCAACGTTGATTTTCCAGCGTTGGGCCGCCCGGCGATAACCGTATTGACGCCCTCTTTGATGGCATTACCCAATTGGAAAGAGTCGAGCAATTTGTGCATCAGGCGGATCAGTTTTTCCACCAGATCCCGCAATTGATCACGATTGGCAAACTCCACGTCCTCCTCGCCAAAGTCCAGCTCCAATTCAATCAAACTGGCAAAATCGATCAGCTCCTGGCGCAGTTTTTTGATCTCGCTCGAAATCCCGCCCCGCAGTTGTTTGATGGCCACTTGTTGCGCAGCTTCGGAACTGGAGGCAATGAGGTCGGCCACCGCCTCGGCTTGCGAGAGGTCCATCTGCCCGTTGAGGAAGGCCCGCAAAGTGAATTCGCCTGGCTGCGCCAAACGGGCACCCTTCCGAATGAACAATCGAATCAACTCCTGGATGATGTAATTGGAGCCGTGGCAGGAGATTTCTACTACATTTTCTCCCGTATAAGAGCGGGGTTCCACAAAAAGTGAAGCGAGAACTTCGTCCAAAATGTGATCTTGCTCATCCCGAATGGTGCCAAAATGAATGGTATGGCTGGCTTGTTTGTCGAGTTTTTTGCCATAAAAAACGGCATCAACAATCTGAATGGCCTGTGGCCCAGACAAACGGATCACCCCAATGGCACCGATTCCGGGTGGGGTGGCGAGGGCAACGATGGTATCAGTGGGCATGGTTCGAGGGTTTGAGGGTTCGAAGTTCGGGGGTTCGAGGGTTCGGGGGTTCGTCGTTCGGGGGTTCGTCGTTCGAGGGTTCGTCGTTCGAGGGTTCGGGGGTTCGTCGTTCGGGGGTTTGGGGTTCGAGGGTTCGTGGACCCTGAAGCGCAACGCTCCCAACCCTCGAACCTTCGAACTCACGAACCCCCGAACCCCCGAACCCCCGAACCCCCGAACCCTATTAGATTCTCCAATGACTTTTTAATTTCCCCAATGCGCCGTGCAAGTACATTTCGTACGTTTCCCACACGCGCATACCGGAGGTCGTACGTACTTCTTCACAAGGAGGAGGCAAATTCAGGCCGTTGATGCCTGCTTCAAAAGCATAAACACATTTTTGCAGCTCAGGGATGTTGTACCCCCCTTCCAAGACGGCAAAAACATGGGCAAAATTTTCGCTGAGCAACTGGCCAATGCGGTAATAGGTATTGGTGGTTACCTTTAAATCCAGCAACAAGTCGTATTGGTGCGCGTCAAAACCAGCGGACACTGCAACAATATCGGGTTGAAACTGCTCGGCGATGGGCATAAAGTGTCCTACTGCATCCAAAAAAATATCGTCGGCACTACCGGGTGGCAAGGGCATATTGAGGGTATACCCCAAGCCTTCACCTGCACCCAGTTCATTGACAAAACCGTGTCCAGGAAATGCCGGATATTGATGCATTGACCAGTACATCACCTGATTGGAGCCGTAAAATATATCCGACGTGCCATCGCCCAAATGGCCATCAAAATCAAAAATGAGCACTTTTTTCCCTTCATTCACCGCGAGTTGGGCGGCGATGGCCACATTGTTGAACAAACAAAAACCACTGGCCCGATCGCGGTAAGCATGGTGACCGGGTGGCCGCACCAGCGCAAAATCCTGGTTGCGCATGGCCTGGATGGTCGCGCCTACGGCATGACAGGCGGCCATAAAACTTCCTTCCGAAACGACGGTGTCTTCGTCCAAATGCCCACCAAGGTGTGAGGTTTCACGTACTTGTTGGATGTATGTTGGATCGTGTATCAACTCCAGATAGGGTTCCCCATCTAAAAAAACGGTTTCCGGAATGTCGGAAAACACCTCCAGTCGCTTCTTATTTTCTGGATGCATTCCC includes these proteins:
- a CDS encoding bestrophin family protein, translated to MENTTIKSGYAFPAQLPTYSPQHWFSFLFRFNQTDTIRKLYPMIILICVYSGLVAYLEMEVWQLNEKSYVRNISVMHSLLGFVISFLLVFRTNTAYERWWDGRRLWSQQVQHSRNLAIKLAAMLPDDAKERGYFRILIPAYASALLRHLNKKVPDQGNEMESLPGDLQVQLDYEKHIPNQYVGLMHQYLQNMFREGRLQWGQVLFVNPELQAFTEICASCERIRYTPIPRSYSSFLKKFIFIYIMTLPFGYVFNLGYFIIPIVAFVFYVLASLELIAEEIEDPFGGDDNDLPLLRIVQGIKSQVEEVL
- the mnmE gene encoding tRNA uridine-5-carboxymethylaminomethyl(34) synthesis GTPase MnmE, translating into MPTDTIVALATPPGIGAIGVIRLSGPQAIQIVDAVFYGKKLDKQASHTIHFGTIRDEQDHILDEVLASLFVEPRSYTGENVVEISCHGSNYIIQELIRLFIRKGARLAQPGEFTLRAFLNGQMDLSQAEAVADLIASSSEAAQQVAIKQLRGGISSEIKKLRQELIDFASLIELELDFGEEDVEFANRDQLRDLVEKLIRLMHKLLDSFQLGNAIKEGVNTVIAGRPNAGKSTLLNALLNEERAIVSEIAGTTRDTIEESLNIQGIQFRIIDTAGIREASDTIEAIGIQKTLEKVRQSAVLLYIFDVIKTQPAQLEADLAQLLHPNTQLLVVANKMDLNPYTEYQHYANPHFSAEQWIPISAANEMNIEYLKERLYQTVVSNEVSMDAAIVSNVRHYEALQKAKESLEAVIQGLSSAVTTDFIAMDIRHSLAYLGEITGEISTEDLLDNIFSRFCIGK
- a CDS encoding histone deacetylase family protein, which produces MKLLYNSVCQRHDTGMHPENKKRLEVFSDIPETVFLDGEPYLELIHDPTYIQQVRETSHLGGHLDEDTVVSEGSFMAACHAVGATIQAMRNQDFALVRPPGHHAYRDRASGFCLFNNVAIAAQLAVNEGKKVLIFDFDGHLGDGTSDIFYGSNQVMYWSMHQYPAFPGHGFVNELGAGEGLGYTLNMPLPPGSADDIFLDAVGHFMPIAEQFQPDIVAVSAGFDAHQYDLLLDLKVTTNTYYRIGQLLSENFAHVFAVLEGGYNIPELQKCVYAFEAGINGLNLPPPCEEVRTTSGMRVWETYEMYLHGALGKLKSHWRI